A segment of the Streptomyces sp. P9-A2 genome:
GACGGCTGCGGACGGGTTTTCCGCGCCCCGGAACCGGGCCACCGCCGTGACTGCCGGTCCGGCCCGAGGGCAATGAGCGAGGGTGCGTGCGCGGCCTGAGCACATGCCCTGCGACGGGGACCCGGACCGGACCGGACCGGACCGGGGCCGGGTCCGGACCGGACCGGGGCCGGGGCCGGACCGGACCGGGGCCGGGGCCGGACCGGCACAGGTGGTCCGGCCGAGGGAGCGGAGCGCTAGGAAGTGAGGACGACCAGTTGCTGGGTCGCCCGGGTCATCGCCACGTAGCGGTCGACCGCTCCCTCGATGCCCTTGCCGAACCTGTCCGGGTCGACGAGGACCACCAGGTCGAACTCCAGGCCCTTCGACAGTTCCGGGGTCAGGGACCGGATGCGGGACGTCGAACGGAACGAGGGGTCGCCGATGACGCAGGCGATTCCGTTGCCGTCGGCGTGGGCGTCGAGCCAGGTGGCGAGGATCGTCTCCAGGTCGGAGACCGGGCCGTGGACGACGGGGAGGCCGCCCGCGCGGATGGAGGTCGGGACGTTGGCGTCCGGGAGGGCGGCGCGGATGACCGGCTCGGCTTCCGCCATCACCTCTTGCGGTGTGCGGTAGTTGATGTTCAGGGAGGCGACGTCGATGCGGTCGAGGCCGATGCGCCGGAGCCGTTCCTGCCATGATTCCGTGAAGCCGTGCCGGGCCTGGGCGCGGTCTCCGACGATGGTGAAGCTGCGGGACGGGCAGCGCAGGAGCAGCATCTGCCATTCCGCGTCGGTGAGTTCCTGGGCCTCGTCCACCACGACATGCGCGAACGGGCCCGCGAGCACGTCCGGTTCGGGGGTGGGCAGGGCGCTCCTGTCGATCAGGCTGTCCCGCAGGTCCTGGCCGTGCAGCATGGTCACCGCGCCCTCGCCGTCGTCGTCGGAGGCGATGACGTTGTCGATGACGCCGGCCATGCGTTCGCGCTGGGCGGCGACGGAGGCGTCGTGGCGGCGCTTGCGCAGGGACGACTTCGGGTCGCCGAGCCGCTGCCGGGCCGCGTCCAGGAGCGGGAGGTCGGACACCGTCCAGGACTGGGCGTCCTCGCCCCCGCGCCGCAGGCGCTCGACCTCGTCGGGTCCGAGCCAGGGGGCGCACATGCGCAGGTAGGCGGGGACCGACCACAGGTCGGAGACGATGTCGGTGGGTTCGAGGAGCGGCCAGTGGTCGTTGAGGGTCTTGACCAGTTCGTGGTGGGCGCGCAGTGCCCGCTGGAGCAGGTTCGGCGGGACGTCGTCGCCGTGTTTGTCCCCGAGGATCGTGACCAGCTCGTCCCAGATCTGCTCGCGCGCCTCATTGTGCGGGGTGCCGGGTTCGACCGCCTGGAACGCCTCGGCCCAGTCCTCGACGGTCAGGGGGACGGAAGCCCAGGGGGTGGTCACCGTCATGCCCCGGACGGGCGGGTCCTCGTAGAACCGTACGGCCGTCTCGATCGCCCTCACCATGTCCACGGACGACTTCAGGCGGGCCGCCTCCGGGTCGGTCTCGGCCGCCGCCCCGGCCCCCTCGGGGACGAGGTCGCGCAGGGTGCAGGTCTGCACGCCCTCCTCGCCGAGGCTGGGCAGGACGTCGGCGACGTACGCCAGGTACGGCTGGTGCGGGCCGACGAACAGCACGCCGCCCCGGCGGTGACCGAGGCGGGGGTCGGAGTAGAGCAGGTACGCGGAGCGGTGCAGGGCGACGACGGTCTTGCCCGTTCCCGGGCCGCCGTCGACGACCAGGGCGCCGCGCGAGCCCGCGCGGATGATGGCGTCCTGGTCGGCCTGGATGGTGCCGAGCACGTCCCGCATCCGGGCCGACCGGTCGCCGCCCAGGCTGGCGACGAAGGCGGAGTGGTCGTCGAGCGCGGCGGCGTGCCCTTCGAGGCCGTCGGCGGTGAACACCTCGTCCCAGTAGTCGTTGATCCGGCCGCCGGTCCACCGGTACCTGCGGCGGCTCGCCAGCCCCATCGGATCGGCGTGGGTCGCCGCGAAGAACGGCTCCGCCGCGGGGGAACGCCAGTCGAGCAGCAGGCGGCGGCCCGTGCTGTCGGTGAGGCCGAGGCGTCCGATGTACACGGGCTCGGGGTCGTCCGCGCTCACGATGTGCCCCAGGCACAGGTCCAGGCCGAAGCGGCGCAGGGCGCGCAGACGGGCGGAGAGCCGGTGCACCTCCAGGTCCCGGTCCATCGCCTCCCGCCCCACGCCGCCGGGCGCCCTGAGCGTGGCGTCCCGGAGGTCGGACAGCTCGGCGATCGCCTGCTCCAGGCTCTCCGCGATGGCCGCGAAGTGCGCCTCGTCGCCGGAGATCAGCTTCGGGTCGGCCTTCGCGGAAAGACGCCCGGGGAGATCGAACACGCTGGTAGGGCTGATGGTCGGGTGGTTAATCGGCTTCACGAGGATCGATTCTGCGCCATGCCGGGGGCCTTGCCGCAAGCCCCCCGGTGCGCTATACGTTGAGAGTGGCAAGGAGTGGGTTCGCCTCCTTGCCTTTTTGCCGTCTTCTTGCCGCCCTCTCGCGGCGCTTCCTCGCCGGCCCTCGTCGCCGCCTCGATCGTCACCGCGGGTGGGCCGGCTCTCCTCACCATGGCGCGGTGTCTCGGCGTGCCTCCTGCGCTCACGTCCTTCAGCGCTCGCTCGACGCCTTTGGGCAAGGTGCGCTCTTCGGCACCGGGGCCGTAGTTCGGGACCGGTCCGGCAACGCTTGCCGCTCCTGTCCCTGCGGAACCGGGTTGAGGAAAGGCCTCCACCCCCCGTGCCCCGTCGGCTCTGTTACTCACTTTCGGGTGAACGGCAGGGTGGCGCGCGTGGTGGCGCACCAGGGCGCGACTCTGGCTGAAATGCGACGGACCTGGGCAGGTCACGGGTCGATGCGTGACGCATCTATTCGAACTATGTAATCGAATGATATATGTGCATTCGGCAACCGAGTATTGCGGACATGTCCGCATTACGTCTCCAGTGGGGGAACTTCCTACGAAAGGACCCGCTACGGCGGCAGAGTGTGGGACCTCGGCAGTCAGCCGGGACGTACCACTCGGAGAGCGCCGCCCGTCCCTAAGCCGGGTGGGCCGGCGCACGAATACGAAGGGGACCACGTGTCTGCTTCTTCCGCCGCTCGCCGTCTGACCGCTGTCGCCCTGGTGACCGGTTCCGTCGTGGCGGCCGCCGCCCTGCCGGCGTCCGCCGACCAGGACAGGGGCCCCGACCGTCAGCGGGTCGTCATCAGCGACGTCCAGTACAACGCTCCCGGCCCGGACAACCGCGGCAACCGTTCGCTGAACGGCGAGTGGGTGAACATCACCAACCGGTCCCGCCAGAGCGTCGACCTGAAGGGCTGGACCCTGCGCAACAGCGACGGCGACAGGTACACCTTCCGCCACCTGCGGTTGAACGGCCGCTCGACGGTCAAGGTCCACACGGGAGCCGGCCGTGACACCCGCCACGACGTCTACCAGGACCGCCGCAATCACATCTGGGACAACCGCTCCGACCGGGCCACCCTGTCGAACCGCCGTGGCTCGGTCGTCGACACCGAGAGCTGGGGCCGTTTCCGCGGCAACGACCGCGACGACCGCCGTAACGACCGCGGCGACGACCGCCGTAACGACCGCGACGACCGCCGTAACGACCGCGGCGACGACCGTAACGACCGCGGTAACGACCGTGGTCACCAGCAGCGCTGATTCACCGTCCCGAGGGCGTGTCACGGCAGCCGGCCGTGACACGCCCTCCGGCGTTCCTCCGTTCCTCGGGGCCGGCCTGCGCGGCGGGCCCCGACGGCCCGTTCAGCGCCGTGAGGAGTCCATGCCGAGGGGCAGGTCGGCCCACGCGACGGCGCGGTGCCCCGGGCGTGCTTCCCACCCTCATGGTGTGGACCAGGAACCGGACCGAGCCGCCTGGTCGCACTGCTGAGGTGCGACGACCGCTCCCGGCCCGAACTCACTGACCGGGCCGGGAGCGGTCGGCGGTGCGCGTGAAGCCCTACTGGGACACCGTGCGGATGAGCTTCTTGTTGACGAACTCCTCGGTGCCCGGGCGGCCGAGCTCGCGGCCGAAGCCGGAGCGCTTGATGCCGCCGAAGGGGAGTTCCGCGCCCTCGGCGCCGACGCCGTTGACGAAGACCATGCCGGCCTCGATGCGGTCGGCGACGCGTTCGGCCTGGGCGGGGTCCGTGGTGAAGAGGTAGGAGCCGAGACCGTACGGGGTGTCGTTGGCGATGCGCAGGGCGTCGTTCTCGTCGGTGGCCGGGAAGACCATGGCGACCGGGCCGAAGAGCTCCTGGCGGGCGGCCGCGTGGTCGGTGGTGAGGCCCGTGAGGACGCCGGCCGGGAAGTACGCGCCGTGGCGCTCGCCCTCGGTGTGCAGCGTGGCGCCCTCGGCGACCGCCGCGTCGACCTGGCGGCCCAGGTTCTCGGCCGCCGCCGCCGAGGAGAGGGGGGCGCCGGTGGCGCCGGCCAGCAGGCGGGCGGTGAACTTCTCCACGAACGCGTCGTAGAGGTCCTGGACGACGATGAACCGCTTGGCCGCGTTGCACGCCTGACCGGTGTTGTCGAGGCGCGCGGCGACGGCGGAGTCGACGACCGGGTCCAGGTCGTCCGTGGACAGCACGATGAACGGGTCGGAGCCGCCCAGTTCCAGCACGACCTTCTTCAGGTGGCGCCCGGCGATCTCCGCGACGGCCGATCCGGCCCGCTCCGAGCCGGTGAGCGAGACGCCCTGCACGCGCGGGTCGGCGATCACGTCGGCGATCTGCTCGTTGGTCGCGTAGACGTTGACGTACGCGCCCTCCGGGAAGCCCGCCTTCGTGAACAGCCGCTCCAGCAGGGCCGCCGTGGCCGGGCACTGCGGGGCGTGCTTGAGCACGATGGTGTTGCCGATGGCGAGGTTCGGGGCGGCGAACCGGGCCACCTGGTACGCCGGGAAGTTCCACGGCATGATGCCCAGCAGGACGCCCAGCGGGCCGCGCCGGACGACGGCGGTGCCGGGGCCGGAGGTGACGTCGAGCGGTTCGTCGGCGAGGAACTCCTCGGCGTGGTCGGCGTAGTAGTGGTAGATGTCGACGCAGAAGCCGACCTCGCCCTCGGCCTCCGCGAGCGGCTTGCCCATCTCGCGCACGATGCTCGCCGCCAGCTCCTCGCTGTGCTCCTGGTGCAGGTCGCCGATCCTGCGCAGCAGCGCCGCGCGCTCGGCCACGGTGCTCCCGCGGCCCCACGTGGTGGCCGCGTGGGCGGCGGCGGTCAGCGCCGCCTCGACCTCGGCGTCACTGGCGGTCGGGTAGAGCTCGGCGACTTCGCCGGTGGTGGGGTCGGTGACGGCGTACATCGGATCTCCCAGGGGTGGTCGGATGCGGTTGAGGTCCTCGAAGGCGGCCGACGCCTTGTGGAGGCGGCGGGTGGTGCCGGCCGGTCCGGCCGGTCCGACCGGCGAGGTCGGCCCCCTGAGGGAGGCGGGTCGACCACGGGATGCCGATCTTTCCGGAATGCCGGAACCGTGTGCAGCCGAGGATACGTTTCTCCTGCCCGAGGGGGTTCAGCAGGTTGAACGACTCCGTCGCGTCGGCCGGGCCGACCGGCCGTCGGTAAAGGCAGCGGGCGGGCGGGCGTAGCGTGGGAGGTATGACGACGTACGGATCATTTCCCGGCACCCGGCCCCGGCGTCTGCGGAGCACCCCCGCCATGCGCCGGATGGTGGCCGAGACCCGGCTGCACCCCGCCGACTTCATCCTCCCCGCCTTCGTGCGCGAGGGGGTGGGCGAGCCGGTGCCGATCGAGGCGATGCCGGGCGTGGTGCAGCACACCCGGGACACCCTGAAGAAGGCGGCCGCCCAGGCCGTGGCGGCCGGGATCTCCGGGATCATGCTGTTCGGCGTGCCCGAGGAGTCCAAGAAGGACGCCCTCGGCACCCCCGGCACCGATCCGGACGGCATCCTCCAGCTCGCCCTGCGGGACGTACGGGCCGAAGTCGGGGACGACCTGCTCGTCATGTCCGACCTGTGCCTCGACGAGACGACGGACCACGGGCACTGCGGAGTCCTGGACGAGAAGGGCCGCGTCGACAACGACGCCACCCTCGAGCGGTACGCCGAGATGGCGCAGGTCCAGGCCGACGCGGGCGCCCATGTCGTCGGGCCCAGCGGGATGATGGACGGGCAGATCGGCGTCATCCGTGACGCCCTCGACCAGATCGGCCGCGAGGACGTCGCGATCCTCGCCTACACCGCCAAGTACGCCTCCGCCTTCTACGGGCCCTTCCGCGAGGCCGTCGGCTCGTCGCTCAAGGGCGACCGCAAGACGTATCAGCAGGACCCCGCCAACATCCGTGAGTCGATGCGTGAACTGGCGCTCGACCTCGAGGAGGGCGCCGACATGGTGATGGTCAAGCCGGCCGGGCCCTACCTCGACATCCTCGCCAAGGTCGCCGACGCCGTGGACGTGCCCGTCGCCGCGTACCAGATCTCCGGCGAGTACGCGATGATCGAGGCCGCCGCCGAGAAGGGCTGGATCGACCGGGACCGGGCGGTCCTGGAGTCCCTGACCGGCATCAAGCGGGCCGGCGCGCAGAACATCCTCACCTACTGGGCCACCGAGTTCGCCCAGAAGCTCGACGCGTAGCGCGTAGCGCGTAGCGCGTAGCGCGTAGCGCGTAGCGCGGAGGGCGTAGCGCGGAGGGCGCGGGGCGGGCCGGTGGCGCGGGTCAGCGTACGGTCGCCTCGAAGCACTCCTCCCGCCGTGTCTGCCCGGCGGGGCGGAAGCAGGCCCGTACGAGAGTGCCCGGAGTCGTTCTCGTCATCGGGGTGTAGATGTACGCCGTCGCGTCCAGGGCGTCCGTGATCTCGGCGGAGCGGGTCGGGCCGGCCGCGGTCAGCTCGACGCGGTCGCCCACCCGCGTGCCCCAGATGCGGCCCCAACTCGTCCCGCACGTGGGGCTGTAGCGCACCTGCAGGTGAGCGCCTGAGGCGGTGCGTTGCTCGATGAGGGTGTCCAGGTCGATCCCGCAGAGCATGTTCAGCGGGTCCCGGCCCTCGCAGGCGCCGCCCTGGCAGCGGGGCGGGGGAGGGCTGGTTCCGGTCCCGGCCCCGGTCATGGTCGTGGTCGGTCCACGTGTGTCGTCGGGCGTCCGGTCCGGTGGCAGGAAAAGGGCGGTCGCGGTCACGCCGCCGGCGGTCACGGCCAGTACGGAAACCATGACGGCGGTGACCCGCCAGGACCGGCGGTGCGCGGTGGCGGTGGTCGTAGGGGGTGCGGGCCGCGGCGGGGCGGGACCCCCGGGCGCCGGTCCCTCCTCCGGTCTCTCCCCCGGTCCCTCCTCCGGTTCTTTCGCCGGTTCCGGTCCCGGTGTGGTCTCCGGACGCGCCGGGGGCGGGACCTGGGCGGCCCGGCCGCTGCTTTCCGACTCCGCGAGCTCCCACAGGGCCAGGCAGCGGCCCTCCGGCTCGTCCGCCAGCCGGCACAGCTCCCGCACGGCCTCCCGGGGTGGCAGTGTCTCGCCCTTGAGGTAGCGGCCCCAGGAGGACTTGCTGAACGAGGTGCGTTCCCCCAGCCCGGTCAGGCTCAGGCCCGCGCGCTCCTTGAGGCTTCGCAGGGTGGCCGTCAGCCGGGCGCGCTCCGGCGACCTCATCCTCGCAAGGCCCCCCAGGTGTGCGGGCCGACGATGCCGTCCACCACCAAGTCCGCTTCCACCTGCAGGCGTTTGACGGCCCGCTCGGTCATCGGGCCGAAGATGCCGTCGATGTCACCCGGCGAGTAGCCGGCCCGGCTGAGCAGGCACTGCACCTCGGCGACCTCCGGTCCGGCGTAGCCGTTCGCGACGATGGCGTCCCGCGTGGTGCTCTGCCCCGCGTACCAGAGGCCGTCGATCCGCTCCACCCGGCAGGTGTAGGCCGGCAGGGACGGCGGCGGTGACACCGCCACCGGTGCGGCCGACGACGTGGGCGGCGCGGCGGTGCCGCGAGCATCCTCCGTGCCCACTCTGCCGGCCAGCACCACCACCGCCGACGCGGTCAGCGCGACGGCGACCACCCCGGCGGCGACCGCTACGTGGAAGGCCCACCCGCGTGCCGGCTCGGCCCCGGGGCCGGCGGGCCCGGGGTCGGCGGGCCCGATCGGATCGATGAGTCCGACGGATTCCGCCCTGCTGGGTTCCGCCGCCGATTCCGGAGCCCGATCCTGATCCCCGGGCGGAGCCCCGGCCTGAACGGCAACCGCGATCGGACCCGCGGGCGCCGTCGCCGTGCGGCCGCTCCATGCCTCCGCCGCGACCTCCCACACAGCCAGCAGCCGGGTCGGGTCCTCGCCGGTGACCGACGCCAGCGCCTCGACCGCGTTCCGGGGCGGCAGCGACCTGCCACCGAGGTAGCGCTCCCACGACGACGTGCTGTACCCGGTCTTCGCCGCGAGCTGACGCAGGCTCAGCCCGCTGTGGTCCTTCAGCCGCCGTAATCGCACCACCAAGTTCCGGACACTCGGGTCGAGTTCCGCGGGCAGGCCTTTCCAGCGCGACATGCTTCCCCACTCGCGTATGTGGTTCCGGTCCTCCGTCGGATTGTGCAACAGCATCCCCAGTGTGCCCGGTGATGCGGTTCCCGCACCCACACCGATTCGGCCATCGCCCGTCCCGTTCCGTCCCGCGACACCGTCCCGGCGGGACGCGTCCCTGCAGGTCGCCGGGCGGGGCATCCCATGCCGACGTCACTTCTGCGGCAATCATGGCCGGGCCCGGCACCGACCCGGCAGTCTTCGTGTCGAGCCGGCCGCCCCGGTCGGTACCGCCCATTCCAAGGGGGAAACGAATGCGAGCCATGACCAAGGCGCTCGTCAGTGTCACCACGGCCGTCGGAATCGCCGCCGGCGGCCTGGCCACCGCGAGCACCAGCTTCGCCGCACCCGCGCAGGACACCAGGACCGTCGCGTCCGCCGAGGCCGTGGCTCCGCTCGCGGTGGTCAACCTGGGTCTGAACACCACCCAGGCCAAGGGAGTCCAGCGCTGGCTGCGGGCGAACTGGAGCTACACCGACTCGATAGACGGCGAGCTCGGCCCCAACAGCTGGAAGGCCTTCCAGCGCCACCTCAAGGCGCACCACGGCTACACCGGCGCCATCGACGGATCCGTCGGCAGCGGGACGGTCTCGGCGCTGCAGCGCTTCCTGAAGAACAACGGCTGGGGCTACACCGGCGCGATCGACGGAATCGCCGGTTCGGGCACCCAGGCGGCCTTCAAGACCTTCGCCAACTGGGCGGTGAGCAACTACTAGGGCGCACACGCCCGGACACGGCGAGGCGGCCCGCCCTCCCATCGGGGGAGGGGGCGGGCCGCGTTCGTGCGTGTGCCGAAGGAAACGAGGGCGCTCAGAGCCGCTCGGGCGTCCTGATGCCCAGCAGCGCCATGCCCCGGTGCAGCGTGCGGGCCGTGACGTCGCACAGGAACAGGCGGTTGGCCACCTGGTCCGGCGACTCGGCCTTCAGCACCGGGCACTTGTCGTAGAACGACGTGTACAGGGAAGCGAGTTGGTACAGGTACGCGGCCAGCTTGTGCGGGGCGTACTCGCGCGCCGAGTCCGCCACCGTCTCCGCGAACGCGTCCACGTGCAGGCCCAGTGCCCGCTCGGCCTCGTGCAGGGCCAGCTCCGGGTGCGCGGACGGGCGCACGCCCTCGGGAGCCTTGCGCAGGATCGACCGGATACGGGCGTAGGCGTACTGGAGGTACACCGACGTGTCGCCGTTCAGCGAGACCATCTGGTCGAGGTCGAACTTGTAGTCCCGGTTCGCCGATGTCGACAGGTCCGCGTACTTCACCGCGCCGACGCCCACCTGGGTGCCCCGCTCGGCGATCTCCTCCTCGGACAGGTCCTGCGCCTTCTCCCGGACCACCGCGGAGGCACGGTCGATCGCCTCGTCCAGCAGGTCCACCAGCTTTACCGTCTCGCCCTCACGGGTCTTGAACGGCTTGCCGTCCTTGCCGAGGACCGTGCCGAACGCGAGCTGGACCGCCTTCACGTCGTCACCGAGCCAGCCGGCCCGGCGCGCGGTCTCGAAGACCATCTTGAAGTGCAGCGCCTGCCGGGCGTCCACCACGTACAGCAGGGTGTCCGCCTTCAGGTGGAAGACACGGTCCCGGATCGCGGACAGGTCGGTCGCCGCGTAGCCGTAGCCGCCGTCCGACTTCTGGACGATCAGCGGGACCTGCTTGCCGTCCGGGCCCAGGACGTCCTCGAAGAACACGCACAGCGCGCCCTCGGAGCGGACCGCGACACCCGACTCCTCCAGCAGGCGGCAGGTCTCGGCGAGCATGTCGTTGTAGCCGGACTCGCCGACGATGTCCGCGTCCTGGATCTCCATGTCCAGCTTCTCGAAGACGGAGAAGAAGTAGATCTTCGACTCGTCGACGAACTTCTGCCAGATGGAGAGCGTGTGCGCATCGCCCGCCTGGAGGTCGACCACCCGGCGCCGGGAACGCGTCTTGAACTTCTCGTCGGAGTCGAACAGCTTGCGCGCGGTCTTGTAGAGGCGGTCCAGGTTCGACATCGCCTCCTCGCCGGAGATCGCGCCGTCCTCGGAGGACTTGTGGTCCAACTCGTGCGGGTGCTCGTCCAGATACTGGATGAGCATGCCGAACTGGGTCCCCCAGTCGCCGATGTGGTGGCGGCGCACCACGTTCTCCCCGGTGAACTCCAGGAGCTGTACCACCGAGTCGCCGATCACGGCGGACCGCAGGTGGCCGACGTGCATCTCCTTCGCGACGTTCGGCTGGGCGTAGTCGATCACCGTGGTGCCGGGGTTCGCGGTCACCGGCACGCCGAGGCGCTCGGGGTCCGCGTACCGCGCGGCGAGGTTCGCGGTGATCGCCCGGTCGGCGATCGTGATGTTGAGGAAGCCGGGGCCGGAGACCTCGACGTCCTTGATCAGCTCGTCACCGGTGACGATGTGCGAGACGACCTCGACGGCCAGCTCCCGCGGGTTCGCCTTCGCCTTCTTGGCCAGCGCCAGGATGCCGTTGGCCTGGTAGTCCGCCCGGTCGCTGCGTCGCAGCAGCGGGTCCGCGCCGGCGGCCTCGGGCCGGGTGGCCGAGAGCGCGGACGCGAGATGCTGCTGGACGGAGTCGCTGAGGGACGTGACCGAGGCCATGGGGTGGCTGCCGTTCTGCTCGGGTTGTGGAGCTGTTGACTGCTGCAGGAGGGCTACTGCAGGTGACTACTGTTGAACCCGAGTATCCCACGCGCGGAAAAGCGGTTTTCGCGGATGCGGTCCGGGCTGGGAGAATGAAGGGGTCAGCCGTGCGACCGTACGGGCTGCCCGAGCAGAAAGAAGGACGTGCCGATCGTGGCTCAGAGCACCGAGACCACCGACTGGGTCTCCCGTTTCGCGGACGAGGTCATCGCCGAGTCGGAGCAGCGTGCCCCGGGCAAACCGGTCGTCGTCGCGTCCGGACTGTCCCCCTCGGGCCCGATCCACCTGGGCAACCTCCGCGAGGTCATGACCCCGCACCTGGTCGCCGACGAGATCCGCCGCCGCGGCCACCGGGTCCGCCACCTGATCTCCTGGGACGACTACGACCGGTACCGCAAGGTCCCGGCCGGGGTCGAGGGTGTCGACGAGACGTGGTCCGAGCACATCGGCAAGCCGCTCACCTCGGTCCCCGCCCCCAAGGGCTCCCCGTACCCGAACTGGGCCGAGCACTTCAAGGCCGCCATGGTCGAGTCGCTCGCCGAGCTGGGCGTGGAGTTCGACGGGATCAGCCAGACGGAGCAGTACACCAC
Coding sequences within it:
- the helR gene encoding RNA polymerase recycling motor ATPase HelR; this translates as MKPINHPTISPTSVFDLPGRLSAKADPKLISGDEAHFAAIAESLEQAIAELSDLRDATLRAPGGVGREAMDRDLEVHRLSARLRALRRFGLDLCLGHIVSADDPEPVYIGRLGLTDSTGRRLLLDWRSPAAEPFFAATHADPMGLASRRRYRWTGGRINDYWDEVFTADGLEGHAAALDDHSAFVASLGGDRSARMRDVLGTIQADQDAIIRAGSRGALVVDGGPGTGKTVVALHRSAYLLYSDPRLGHRRGGVLFVGPHQPYLAYVADVLPSLGEEGVQTCTLRDLVPEGAGAAAETDPEAARLKSSVDMVRAIETAVRFYEDPPVRGMTVTTPWASVPLTVEDWAEAFQAVEPGTPHNEAREQIWDELVTILGDKHGDDVPPNLLQRALRAHHELVKTLNDHWPLLEPTDIVSDLWSVPAYLRMCAPWLGPDEVERLRRGGEDAQSWTVSDLPLLDAARQRLGDPKSSLRKRRHDASVAAQRERMAGVIDNVIASDDDGEGAVTMLHGQDLRDSLIDRSALPTPEPDVLAGPFAHVVVDEAQELTDAEWQMLLLRCPSRSFTIVGDRAQARHGFTESWQERLRRIGLDRIDVASLNINYRTPQEVMAEAEPVIRAALPDANVPTSIRAGGLPVVHGPVSDLETILATWLDAHADGNGIACVIGDPSFRSTSRIRSLTPELSKGLEFDLVVLVDPDRFGKGIEGAVDRYVAMTRATQQLVVLTS
- a CDS encoding lamin tail domain-containing protein: MSASSAARRLTAVALVTGSVVAAAALPASADQDRGPDRQRVVISDVQYNAPGPDNRGNRSLNGEWVNITNRSRQSVDLKGWTLRNSDGDRYTFRHLRLNGRSTVKVHTGAGRDTRHDVYQDRRNHIWDNRSDRATLSNRRGSVVDTESWGRFRGNDRDDRRNDRGDDRRNDRDDRRNDRGDDRNDRGNDRGHQQR
- a CDS encoding NAD-dependent succinate-semialdehyde dehydrogenase; protein product: MYAVTDPTTGEVAELYPTASDAEVEAALTAAAHAATTWGRGSTVAERAALLRRIGDLHQEHSEELAASIVREMGKPLAEAEGEVGFCVDIYHYYADHAEEFLADEPLDVTSGPGTAVVRRGPLGVLLGIMPWNFPAYQVARFAAPNLAIGNTIVLKHAPQCPATAALLERLFTKAGFPEGAYVNVYATNEQIADVIADPRVQGVSLTGSERAGSAVAEIAGRHLKKVVLELGGSDPFIVLSTDDLDPVVDSAVAARLDNTGQACNAAKRFIVVQDLYDAFVEKFTARLLAGATGAPLSSAAAAENLGRQVDAAVAEGATLHTEGERHGAYFPAGVLTGLTTDHAAARQELFGPVAMVFPATDENDALRIANDTPYGLGSYLFTTDPAQAERVADRIEAGMVFVNGVGAEGAELPFGGIKRSGFGRELGRPGTEEFVNKKLIRTVSQ
- the hemB gene encoding porphobilinogen synthase — protein: MTTYGSFPGTRPRRLRSTPAMRRMVAETRLHPADFILPAFVREGVGEPVPIEAMPGVVQHTRDTLKKAAAQAVAAGISGIMLFGVPEESKKDALGTPGTDPDGILQLALRDVRAEVGDDLLVMSDLCLDETTDHGHCGVLDEKGRVDNDATLERYAEMAQVQADAGAHVVGPSGMMDGQIGVIRDALDQIGREDVAILAYTAKYASAFYGPFREAVGSSLKGDRKTYQQDPANIRESMRELALDLEEGADMVMVKPAGPYLDILAKVADAVDVPVAAYQISGEYAMIEAAAEKGWIDRDRAVLESLTGIKRAGAQNILTYWATEFAQKLDA
- a CDS encoding helix-turn-helix domain-containing protein, with amino-acid sequence MRSPERARLTATLRSLKERAGLSLTGLGERTSFSKSSWGRYLKGETLPPREAVRELCRLADEPEGRCLALWELAESESSGRAAQVPPPARPETTPGPEPAKEPEEGPGERPEEGPAPGGPAPPRPAPPTTTATAHRRSWRVTAVMVSVLAVTAGGVTATALFLPPDRTPDDTRGPTTTMTGAGTGTSPPPPRCQGGACEGRDPLNMLCGIDLDTLIEQRTASGAHLQVRYSPTCGTSWGRIWGTRVGDRVELTAAGPTRSAEITDALDATAYIYTPMTRTTPGTLVRACFRPAGQTRREECFEATVR
- a CDS encoding peptidoglycan-binding protein, giving the protein MSRWKGLPAELDPSVRNLVVRLRRLKDHSGLSLRQLAAKTGYSTSSWERYLGGRSLPPRNAVEALASVTGEDPTRLLAVWEVAAEAWSGRTATAPAGPIAVAVQAGAPPGDQDRAPESAAEPSRAESVGLIDPIGPADPGPAGPGAEPARGWAFHVAVAAGVVAVALTASAVVVLAGRVGTEDARGTAAPPTSSAAPVAVSPPPSLPAYTCRVERIDGLWYAGQSTTRDAIVANGYAGPEVAEVQCLLSRAGYSPGDIDGIFGPMTERAVKRLQVEADLVVDGIVGPHTWGALRG
- a CDS encoding peptidoglycan-binding protein, coding for MRAMTKALVSVTTAVGIAAGGLATASTSFAAPAQDTRTVASAEAVAPLAVVNLGLNTTQAKGVQRWLRANWSYTDSIDGELGPNSWKAFQRHLKAHHGYTGAIDGSVGSGTVSALQRFLKNNGWGYTGAIDGIAGSGTQAAFKTFANWAVSNY
- the argS gene encoding arginine--tRNA ligase; translated protein: MASVTSLSDSVQQHLASALSATRPEAAGADPLLRRSDRADYQANGILALAKKAKANPRELAVEVVSHIVTGDELIKDVEVSGPGFLNITIADRAITANLAARYADPERLGVPVTANPGTTVIDYAQPNVAKEMHVGHLRSAVIGDSVVQLLEFTGENVVRRHHIGDWGTQFGMLIQYLDEHPHELDHKSSEDGAISGEEAMSNLDRLYKTARKLFDSDEKFKTRSRRRVVDLQAGDAHTLSIWQKFVDESKIYFFSVFEKLDMEIQDADIVGESGYNDMLAETCRLLEESGVAVRSEGALCVFFEDVLGPDGKQVPLIVQKSDGGYGYAATDLSAIRDRVFHLKADTLLYVVDARQALHFKMVFETARRAGWLGDDVKAVQLAFGTVLGKDGKPFKTREGETVKLVDLLDEAIDRASAVVREKAQDLSEEEIAERGTQVGVGAVKYADLSTSANRDYKFDLDQMVSLNGDTSVYLQYAYARIRSILRKAPEGVRPSAHPELALHEAERALGLHVDAFAETVADSAREYAPHKLAAYLYQLASLYTSFYDKCPVLKAESPDQVANRLFLCDVTARTLHRGMALLGIRTPERL